One Amaranthus tricolor cultivar Red isolate AtriRed21 chromosome 1, ASM2621246v1, whole genome shotgun sequence DNA window includes the following coding sequences:
- the LOC130808517 gene encoding uncharacterized protein LOC130808517 gives NNSNNKNNSNYSNNNNNNNNNNNNNNNNNNNNNNNNNKNNNNNNNTKKGNNSNNNNNNNNNNNNNNNNNNNNNNNNSKNNNNNNNNNNNNNNNNNNNNNNNNSNNSNNSNNNNNNNSNNNNNNNNNNNNNNNNNNNNNNNNNNNNNNNNNNNNNNNNNNNNNNNNNNNNNNNNNNNNNNNNNNNNNNNNNNNNNNNNNNNNNNNNNNNNNNNNNNNNNNSNSNQSNNNNNNNNNNNNNNNNNNNNNNNINNNNNNKNNNNNNNNNNTKKSNNSNNSNNNNNNNNNNNNNNNNNNNNNNNNNNNNHNNNNNNSKNNNNNNNNNNNNNNNNNNNNNNNNNNNNNTNNNSNNNTNNNNNNNNNNNNNNNNNNNNNNNNNNNNNNNKNNNNNNNNNNNNNNNNNNNNNNNNNNNNNNNNNNNNNNNSNNSNNSNNSNNSNNNNNNSNNNNNNNNNNNNNNNNNNNNNSNNNTNNNNNNNNNNNNNNNNNNNNNNNNNNNNNNNNNNNNNNNNNNNNNNNNNNNNNNNNNNNNNNSNNSNNSNNNNSNSNNNNNNNNNNNNNNNNNNNNNNNNNNNNNNS, from the exons aataatagtaataataaaaataatagtaattatagtaataataataataataataataataataataataataataataataataataataataataataataataataataaaaataataataataataataatactaaaaaaggtaataatagtaataataataataataataataataataataataataataataataataataataataataataataataatagtaaaaataataataataataataataataataataataataataataataataataataataataataataataatagtaataatagtaataatagtaataataataataataataatagtaataataataataataataataataataataataataataataataataataataataataataacaataataataataataataataataataataataataataataataataataataataataataataataataataa taataataataataataataataataataataataataataataataataataataataataataataataataacaataataacaataataataataataataataataataataataataataataataataataataataataataataataataataatagtaatagtaatcaaagtaataataataataataataataataataataataataataataataataataataataataataataatattaataataataataataataaaaataataataataataataataataataatactaaaaaaagtaataatagtaataatagtaataataataataataataataataataataataataat aacaataataataataataataataataataataataataataatcataataataataataataatagtaaaaataataataataataataataataataataataataataataataataataataataataataataataataataataataataatactaataataatagtaataataacactaataataataataataataataataataataataataataataataataataataataataataataataataataataataataataataataagaataacaataacaataataataacaataacaataacaataacaataacaataacaataataataataataataataataataataataataataataataataataataataataatagtaataatagtaataatagtaataatagtaataatagtaataataataataataatagtaataataataataataataataataataataataataataataataataataataataataatagtaataataacactaataataataataataataataataataataataataataataataataataataataataataataataataataataataacaataataataacaataacaataacaataacaataacaataacaataacaataacaataataataataataataataataataataataataataataataatagtaataatagtaataatagtaataataataatagtaatagtaataataataataataataataataataataataataataataataataataataataataataataataataataataataataataatagt